One genomic window of Evansella cellulosilytica DSM 2522 includes the following:
- the rlmN gene encoding 23S rRNA (adenine(2503)-C(2))-methyltransferase RlmN encodes MLTQENKQEEKTNEKPSIYSLTYEELIQWIEGIGESKFRAKQIFDWLYVKRVTSFEEMTNLSKDLRHNLANEYSITTLSTITNQTSKDGTIKFLFELQDGYSIETVVMRHEYGNSVCVTTQVGCRLGCTFCASTLGGLKRNLEAGEIVAQVLKAQQFLDDTDERVDSVVVMGIGEPFDNYDELIRFLKTINHDNGLNIGARHITVSTSGVVPKIYQFADENMQINFAISLHAAKTETRTRLMPINRAYPIDKLMDAIRYYIKKTNRRITFEYGLFGGVNDSIEDAELLADLIKDIKCHVNLIPVNDVLERNYVRTPKEQIFAFERALKNRDINVTIRREQGHDIDAACGQLRAKERNEETRG; translated from the coding sequence ATGTTAACACAAGAAAATAAACAAGAAGAAAAAACGAACGAAAAGCCTTCTATATATTCCTTAACTTACGAGGAATTAATACAATGGATAGAGGGAATTGGAGAGTCAAAGTTCCGAGCAAAACAAATTTTCGATTGGTTATATGTAAAAAGAGTAACTTCTTTTGAAGAGATGACAAATTTGTCAAAGGATTTACGGCATAATTTGGCGAATGAATATTCAATAACGACATTATCTACTATTACAAACCAAACTTCTAAAGACGGAACAATTAAGTTTTTATTTGAACTTCAGGATGGGTATTCAATAGAAACAGTTGTTATGCGTCATGAATATGGCAACAGTGTATGTGTGACTACACAAGTAGGGTGTCGATTAGGATGTACTTTTTGCGCTTCTACATTAGGTGGTTTAAAAAGAAACTTGGAAGCTGGTGAAATAGTAGCACAAGTTTTAAAGGCACAGCAATTTTTAGATGATACAGATGAGAGAGTTGATTCCGTTGTTGTAATGGGAATTGGTGAACCATTTGACAATTATGATGAATTGATTCGATTTTTAAAAACCATTAATCATGATAATGGTTTAAATATTGGAGCGAGACATATTACTGTTTCAACTAGTGGAGTAGTTCCTAAAATTTATCAGTTTGCAGATGAAAATATGCAGATTAATTTTGCCATTTCACTTCATGCAGCTAAAACAGAAACGAGAACCCGTCTTATGCCTATTAACCGCGCGTATCCAATAGATAAATTAATGGATGCTATTCGTTATTATATTAAAAAAACAAATAGGCGGATAACGTTTGAATACGGTTTGTTTGGAGGCGTTAATGATTCGATAGAGGATGCAGAATTATTAGCCGACCTGATTAAGGACATAAAGTGTCATGTTAATTTAATACCTGTTAATGATGTTTTGGAGAGGAATTATGTTCGTACACCAAAAGAGCAAATTTTTGCTTTTGAACGAGCATTAAAAAATAGAGACATAAACGTTACTATCCGAAGAGAACAAGGACATGACATAGATGCTGCTTGCGGACAACTTCGGGCAAAGGAGCGTAATGAAGAAACGAGGGGATAA
- the pknB gene encoding Stk1 family PASTA domain-containing Ser/Thr kinase, whose translation MMNKRINDRYHILRPIGGGGMADVYLARDIILDRDVAVKVLKPQFSDDEDFIKRFRREAQAATSLSHPNVVNIYDVGEEDKLYFIVMEYVSGYTLKDYIQQKGKLHVHEAIHIMEQITAAIEHAHENHIIHRDIKPHNILIGKGGTAKVTDFGIARAISDATITHTNSVLGSVHYLSPEQARGGHVTYKSDIYSLGIVMYEMLTGQVPFSGDTAVSVAIKHLQSTLPLIRDNDPSVPQSVENVVIKATAKDPQDRYETTGEMVTDIHTVFDHTRNAEKRLHIPIKDDEATRAVPVIGNGVKLDDNQQTVEHQKTEDNVEEKKNKKGKKKKTRKFWITLSLLIAFFLVGIIYLAFSLIPRLLHVDDVEIPDDLVGMEYEEVYDILTELELEVNREDRYSDEIEKGHVIAHTPSAGTLVKVGYTVDVIVSDGIEPEPMVDVVGASRDWVERVLEDFLEIEWEYEESSDHDDDTVLRQSPEAGELIIPGETIVTITLSQRPTFVMPNLNGLNRDEVIDSLASHPLLILHLDEEQYHPSIEKGRVISQNPDRGTEIREQTEVKVIFSLGPEPEEEPEDLPITVTVPYPVDYDEIEDILGEDEGEEEDNESYSVRISIIDMNNSTPRRVVDRDITSNEQFYIPMTVAPNASGFILLYVNGEEFAEHEYTYEELKEYE comes from the coding sequence ATGATGAATAAAAGAATTAACGACCGTTACCACATCCTTAGACCGATTGGTGGCGGAGGTATGGCAGATGTCTATTTAGCTAGAGATATTATTCTAGACCGAGATGTTGCTGTTAAAGTACTGAAGCCACAGTTTTCTGATGATGAAGATTTTATTAAAAGGTTTCGTAGAGAGGCACAAGCTGCTACTAGTCTATCTCACCCTAATGTCGTCAATATTTATGATGTAGGTGAAGAGGACAAGCTTTACTTTATAGTGATGGAATACGTATCAGGATATACACTAAAAGACTATATACAACAAAAGGGTAAGCTACATGTCCATGAAGCAATACATATTATGGAGCAAATTACAGCCGCAATTGAACATGCTCATGAGAACCATATTATCCATCGAGATATTAAGCCACACAACATTCTCATTGGAAAAGGGGGAACGGCAAAGGTTACCGATTTTGGTATTGCACGAGCAATAAGTGATGCTACTATTACGCATACTAACTCTGTACTAGGATCTGTACACTATTTGTCACCTGAACAAGCTCGTGGTGGACATGTGACCTACAAATCTGACATTTACTCACTAGGGATCGTCATGTACGAAATGCTTACTGGTCAGGTGCCTTTTAGTGGTGATACCGCAGTGTCTGTAGCTATTAAACACTTACAAAGCACATTACCATTAATCAGAGATAATGATCCGTCAGTTCCACAAAGTGTTGAAAATGTGGTTATAAAGGCTACTGCAAAGGACCCTCAAGATCGATATGAAACAACAGGTGAAATGGTGACTGATATTCACACCGTTTTTGATCACACACGCAATGCAGAAAAAAGGCTACATATTCCGATCAAAGATGATGAAGCCACTAGAGCTGTTCCAGTTATTGGTAATGGCGTAAAACTAGATGACAATCAACAAACAGTTGAACATCAAAAAACAGAGGACAATGTAGAAGAAAAAAAGAACAAGAAGGGTAAAAAGAAAAAAACAAGAAAATTTTGGATTACATTAAGCCTTTTAATCGCATTCTTTTTAGTTGGTATCATTTATTTGGCATTTTCACTGATTCCTAGATTACTACATGTAGACGACGTTGAGATACCAGATGATTTAGTTGGAATGGAATACGAGGAAGTATATGACATATTGACTGAATTAGAACTAGAGGTGAATCGTGAAGATCGTTATAGTGATGAAATAGAAAAAGGTCATGTAATAGCACATACACCTTCTGCAGGAACGCTTGTAAAGGTTGGTTATACAGTTGATGTCATCGTCAGTGATGGTATTGAACCTGAGCCAATGGTTGATGTAGTAGGAGCATCAAGAGATTGGGTAGAAAGGGTATTAGAAGACTTTTTAGAAATAGAATGGGAGTACGAAGAATCATCTGACCATGATGATGACACAGTATTAAGGCAAAGTCCTGAAGCTGGAGAGTTAATCATTCCAGGTGAAACAATCGTTACGATAACGTTGAGCCAGAGGCCAACATTTGTAATGCCTAACTTAAACGGATTAAATAGAGATGAAGTTATTGATTCCCTAGCAAGTCATCCGCTTTTAATTTTACATTTAGATGAGGAACAATATCACCCCTCCATTGAAAAAGGAAGAGTGATTTCACAAAATCCTGATCGAGGAACGGAAATAAGAGAACAAACAGAGGTGAAGGTTATCTTTTCACTTGGTCCTGAACCAGAGGAAGAACCTGAAGATTTGCCAATTACAGTAACGGTACCGTATCCGGTAGATTACGATGAAATAGAGGATATATTAGGTGAGGACGAAGGTGAAGAGGAAGATAACGAATCTTATAGTGTTCGTATTTCCATTATTGATATGAATAATAGTACGCCAAGACGTGTTGTAGATAGGGATATTACAAGCAACGAACAGTTTTATATTCCTATGACGGTTGCACCAAATGCCTCTGGATTTATCCTCCTATATGTGAATGGAGAAGAATTTGCAGAGCATGAATACACTTACGAAGAACTGAAAGAATATGAATAA
- the rpmB gene encoding 50S ribosomal protein L28, producing MSRKCVITGKGPRSGNKRSHALNATKRRWGANVQKVRIMVDGKPKRVYVSARALKSGKVERV from the coding sequence ATGTCACGTAAGTGTGTTATTACTGGTAAAGGACCACGTTCTGGTAACAAACGTTCTCATGCATTAAATGCTACTAAACGTCGCTGGGGTGCTAACGTACAAAAAGTACGTATTATGGTTGACGGCAAGCCGAAGCGCGTATACGTATCTGCAAGAGCTTTAAAATCAGGTAAAGTAGAACGTGTATAA
- the rsgA gene encoding ribosome small subunit-dependent GTPase A: MAQGRIIKALAGFYYVENEEGIFQCRGRGNFRKRKITPLVGDWVEFEAENKTDGYLLEVNERKNELIRPPISNVDQAILVFSTEEPAFSSLLLDRFLVHVEANQISPIICMSKIDLLEKVKGEEMQQYKSYYKSLDYEVVSTSIFVEETIEDLRPYLIGHVSVFAGQSGVGKSSLLNALRPELNIETAPISKHLGRGKHTTRHVELIKIDEGGYVADTPGFSSLDFQGMEAEDLSLYFPEMRNRINDCKFRGCTHVNEPKCAVKEAVSSAEIATYRYEHYLQFLDEIKSQKRRY; this comes from the coding sequence ATGGCGCAAGGTAGAATTATTAAAGCGTTGGCTGGATTTTATTACGTTGAAAATGAAGAAGGCATTTTTCAGTGCCGAGGAAGAGGGAATTTTAGAAAAAGGAAGATCACGCCATTAGTAGGTGATTGGGTAGAGTTTGAAGCTGAAAATAAAACGGATGGATATTTGTTAGAAGTAAATGAAAGAAAAAATGAATTAATACGGCCGCCCATCTCCAACGTAGATCAAGCTATTCTTGTTTTTTCGACAGAAGAGCCAGCTTTCAGTTCTTTGTTGCTTGACCGATTTTTAGTCCATGTCGAGGCAAATCAGATTTCACCGATTATTTGTATGTCTAAAATTGACCTTTTAGAAAAAGTCAAAGGTGAAGAAATGCAGCAGTATAAGAGCTATTATAAGAGTCTTGATTACGAAGTTGTTAGTACATCAATTTTCGTAGAGGAAACAATTGAAGATCTTCGACCATATTTAATCGGTCACGTTTCCGTTTTTGCTGGACAATCTGGTGTAGGGAAATCATCATTATTAAATGCGCTTAGACCTGAATTAAATATTGAAACGGCACCGATTTCTAAACATTTAGGTAGAGGGAAGCATACAACGAGGCACGTGGAGCTCATTAAAATAGATGAAGGTGGTTACGTAGCGGATACACCTGGTTTTAGCTCCTTAGATTTTCAAGGAATGGAAGCAGAGGATTTGAGTCTTTACTTCCCAGAGATGAGAAATAGAATAAATGATTGTAAATTTCGAGGGTGCACACATGTAAATGAACCGAAGTGTGCAGTAAAAGAAGCAGTTTCCTCTGCAGAAATTGCAACTTATCGTTATGAACATTACTTACAATTTTTAGATGAGATAAAATCACAGAAGCGGAGGTACTAG
- the spoVM gene encoding stage V sporulation protein SpoVM: MKFYTIKLPKFIGGFVKACLGAFKKS, encoded by the coding sequence ATGAAGTTTTATACGATTAAACTACCTAAGTTCATCGGAGGCTTTGTAAAAGCGTGTTTAGGCGCATTTAAAAAGAGCTAG
- a CDS encoding DegV family protein — MGKVRIVADSTADIPKDLQESLNISVVPLKVHFGEETFEDGVNLNSDQFYKKLKEAEQIPTTSQPTPHQFETEYRRIHEEDKQSDIISIHLSSKLSGTFQSAYIASQTLGDEIPVTVIDSKRASYAIGIIVVEVAKLANNGASKEECLARIDELLQDTTVFFMVDTLEYLEKNGRIGKASAVLGSLLKIKPILSLTEEGEVYPHDKVRGQKKATAKIIDEFTNRYGQSAVNIGISHANAVSEAEQLMSKLKEHFNVKDTVITNIGPVIGTHVGPGTIAITFTKV; from the coding sequence ATGGGGAAAGTTCGTATCGTTGCCGATTCCACTGCAGATATTCCTAAGGATCTTCAAGAAAGTTTGAACATATCAGTAGTTCCACTAAAGGTTCATTTTGGTGAAGAGACATTTGAGGATGGAGTAAATTTAAATTCCGATCAATTTTACAAAAAATTAAAGGAAGCTGAACAAATTCCTACAACATCTCAGCCAACGCCACATCAATTTGAAACGGAATATCGTCGCATTCACGAGGAAGACAAGCAATCGGACATTATTTCTATTCACTTATCTTCTAAACTAAGTGGAACATTTCAATCAGCTTATATTGCATCTCAGACACTTGGTGATGAGATCCCTGTAACAGTAATCGATTCAAAAAGAGCTTCCTATGCAATAGGGATTATTGTAGTTGAAGTTGCAAAACTAGCTAACAACGGTGCATCTAAAGAGGAATGTCTTGCTCGAATAGATGAACTGTTACAAGATACTACAGTATTCTTTATGGTAGATACTTTAGAGTATCTTGAGAAAAATGGAAGAATTGGAAAGGCTTCAGCTGTGTTAGGGTCCTTATTAAAAATAAAGCCTATATTATCACTGACTGAAGAGGGGGAAGTGTACCCTCATGATAAGGTTAGGGGACAAAAGAAGGCGACGGCAAAAATTATTGATGAGTTCACAAATCGCTATGGGCAATCTGCTGTAAATATTGGTATATCTCACGCCAATGCGGTATCTGAAGCAGAACAACTTATGAGCAAATTAAAAGAACACTTCAATGTTAAAGATACAGTTATCACCAATATAGGCCCTGTTATTGGAACGCATGTAGGTCCTGGAACGATAGCTATCACGTTTACCAAAGTATAA
- a CDS encoding Stp1/IreP family PP2C-type Ser/Thr phosphatase, with the protein MDAVFLTDVGQLRPHNEDDGAFQQDNLGQLIALVADGMGGHQAGDVASKMTKEALINKWKQNDTQFTAGEAEKWLEDAIHEVNSTLYEHAQNNPECEGMGTTLVAAICNSQFISVAHVGDSRIYLKSPTGLKQMTEDHTLVGELVRSGQITEEEAMFHPRKNVVLRALGTEPSIKVDIDTIHWEEGSSLLLCSDGLTNKIDDDDINEMLSLNKPLHTIAEGFIQMANDRGGEDNVTIAIVRHSITQKEVADA; encoded by the coding sequence ATGGATGCAGTTTTTTTAACAGATGTAGGTCAATTAAGACCACATAATGAAGATGACGGTGCTTTTCAACAAGATAATCTCGGTCAATTAATTGCGTTAGTTGCAGATGGAATGGGTGGTCATCAAGCAGGAGACGTTGCTAGTAAGATGACGAAAGAAGCATTAATAAACAAATGGAAGCAAAATGATACTCAATTTACTGCAGGAGAAGCAGAAAAATGGCTCGAAGATGCAATACATGAAGTGAACAGCACTCTATATGAACATGCACAAAATAATCCTGAATGTGAAGGTATGGGAACAACGTTAGTTGCGGCGATTTGCAACAGCCAATTTATTTCTGTCGCACATGTTGGAGACTCAAGAATATATTTAAAGTCCCCAACTGGATTAAAGCAAATGACGGAAGATCACACTTTAGTAGGGGAACTTGTTCGATCTGGTCAAATTACAGAGGAAGAAGCGATGTTTCATCCGAGGAAGAATGTTGTGTTAAGAGCTCTAGGTACTGAACCATCTATAAAAGTAGACATTGATACAATTCATTGGGAAGAAGGATCATCTTTACTGCTATGCTCCGATGGCCTTACGAATAAAATTGATGATGATGATATAAATGAAATGCTTTCTTTAAATAAGCCACTTCACACGATAGCTGAAGGATTCATTCAAATGGCTAACGATAGAGGTGGGGAAGATAATGTTACGATTGCAATTGTACGTCATAGCATCACGCAAAAGGAAGTGGCTGACGCATGA
- the rsmB gene encoding 16S rRNA (cytosine(967)-C(5))-methyltransferase RsmB, whose amino-acid sequence MKQGNVRDTAVEVLLKIEKQQAYSHLLLNETIKKSNLNQKDVPLLTELVYGTIQYQKLLDFYLKPFSKRPLEKLEPWVLVLLRLTLYQMVYLDRIPDRAAVHEAVQIAKKRGHQGISGMVNGILRSIQRNELPQLDTVKDPVERLALKTSHPEWLIKRWIDQYGIDKTEEMALANLTHPTHSVRVNELNASVEEVIAALKNEGIEAEQSKNIPESVLIYKGSVINTKPFVDGWITVQDEGSMLVAHALSPKENERVLDACAAPGGKSTHIAEKMKNSGQIVSLDIHKHKVGLIEKNAKRLNLSIINTEQLDARQVSGQFEEHSFDRILVDAPCSGLGVIQRKPDLKWSKNEGDINRLAQIQTEILEAVWPLLKKGGTLVYSTCTVDKEENNEVITQFVQKKENAQFDDQLMDRLPKAFHDCKGKGNGMIQLFPGEQSTDGFFISSVIKS is encoded by the coding sequence ATGAAACAAGGTAATGTACGAGATACTGCAGTAGAAGTACTATTAAAAATTGAAAAGCAACAAGCATATAGCCATTTACTTCTTAATGAGACGATAAAAAAGTCAAATTTAAATCAAAAAGATGTTCCTTTATTAACAGAGCTAGTTTATGGTACGATACAGTATCAAAAGCTGCTTGATTTTTATTTAAAACCTTTCTCAAAAAGACCGTTAGAAAAGCTAGAACCTTGGGTTCTTGTTTTACTTAGGCTAACGCTCTATCAGATGGTTTATCTAGATCGTATTCCAGATAGGGCAGCTGTACACGAGGCGGTACAGATTGCAAAAAAGAGAGGTCATCAAGGAATTTCAGGAATGGTAAATGGTATTTTAAGATCGATTCAACGCAATGAACTTCCTCAGTTAGATACTGTTAAAGACCCTGTGGAGAGACTTGCTCTAAAAACGAGTCATCCAGAGTGGCTCATCAAGCGGTGGATTGATCAATATGGCATTGACAAAACTGAAGAAATGGCTTTAGCTAACTTAACTCACCCTACTCACTCTGTAAGGGTAAACGAATTAAATGCTAGTGTAGAAGAGGTTATTGCAGCTTTAAAAAATGAAGGAATTGAGGCGGAACAAAGTAAAAATATTCCTGAAAGTGTTTTAATTTATAAAGGTTCTGTCATTAATACGAAACCATTTGTAGATGGTTGGATTACTGTACAGGATGAAGGGTCAATGCTTGTAGCCCACGCTTTATCTCCTAAAGAAAATGAAAGAGTGTTAGATGCATGTGCTGCACCAGGAGGAAAATCAACACATATAGCAGAAAAAATGAAAAATAGTGGGCAAATTGTCTCGCTCGATATCCATAAACATAAAGTAGGTTTGATCGAAAAAAACGCGAAAAGATTAAATCTCTCTATTATAAATACAGAACAATTAGATGCACGTCAAGTGAGTGGGCAATTTGAGGAACATTCATTTGACCGTATATTAGTCGATGCCCCTTGTTCTGGATTAGGTGTAATACAACGAAAACCCGACTTGAAGTGGTCAAAAAATGAGGGCGATATAAACCGTTTAGCTCAAATTCAAACGGAAATCCTTGAAGCTGTGTGGCCGTTATTGAAAAAAGGTGGAACGCTCGTTTATAGTACTTGTACTGTTGATAAGGAAGAAAATAACGAGGTTATTACACAGTTTGTGCAAAAAAAAGAAAATGCTCAATTTGATGACCAACTCATGGACAGACTCCCAAAAGCTTTTCATGATTGTAAAGGAAAGGGAAATGGAATGATTCAGTTGTTCCCTGGTGAACAATCAACTGATGGTTTCTTCATTTCTTCTGTCATTAAGAGTTAA
- a CDS encoding Asp23/Gls24 family envelope stress response protein yields the protein MTIEMKTNYGKIDVSKEVVAVIAGGAAIDCYGIVGMASQKQLKDGITDLLGKENLGRGVVIRELNDEEIHIDMYIIVSYGTKISEIAHNVQSKVKYQLEQMLGLQVDSVNIFVQGVRVTNP from the coding sequence ATGACCATCGAAATGAAAACGAATTATGGAAAAATTGACGTTTCAAAAGAAGTGGTTGCCGTTATTGCAGGAGGAGCAGCTATTGACTGCTATGGTATAGTAGGAATGGCTTCCCAAAAACAATTGAAGGACGGTATCACTGACCTCTTGGGGAAGGAAAACTTAGGTAGAGGCGTAGTGATTCGTGAATTAAATGACGAAGAAATTCATATTGATATGTATATTATTGTTAGCTATGGAACTAAAATTTCTGAAATTGCTCACAACGTCCAATCGAAGGTGAAATATCAATTAGAACAAATGTTAGGCTTACAAGTTGATTCAGTAAATATTTTTGTACAAGGTGTACGCGTAACTAACCCATAG
- a CDS encoding DAK2 domain-containing protein, with protein MTIKRIEGEMFAHMLIEGANNLSNNAKTIDALNVFPVPDGDTGTNMNLTITSGVKEVKGNSTDHVGKVAGAFAKGLLMGARGNSGVILSQLFRGFSKSVEGKEEITAKDLSKALEYGVDMAYKAVMKPVEGTILTVAKDAAKQAVEFAKKSDDAIALMETVVKESKASLKRTPDLLPVLKEVGVVDSGGQGLVTIYEGFLAVLKGEKVVDLIQQAPSMSELVQVEHHQSAQSHLSTEDIEFGYCTEVMVKFEQDKVEENPFTEQGFREELSQYGDSLLVVSDEDLLKIHIHAEYPGNVISAAQKFGALVNVKIENMREQHTSILANEPIGNAPVSKEKDKRTEYAIVTVAMGQGIADLFKGLGAKKVIEGGQTMNPSTEDFVKAIEEANADKIILLPNNSNIIMAAEQAASVSDLDVVVVPSKSVPQGLGALLAFNPVDTLDSNKSVMQDALSGIKTGEVTYAVRDTSLNGVQIKKGDFMGIYEKDIVSTLPDVHEVAKELLNKMVDENSEIVTIIYGEDRSEEDTEKIVAYLEQAFEDVEVEVHKGNQPLYSYIISVE; from the coding sequence GTGACGATCAAGAGAATTGAAGGAGAAATGTTTGCACATATGTTAATTGAGGGTGCTAACAATCTATCCAACAATGCTAAAACCATTGATGCATTAAACGTATTCCCAGTTCCAGATGGTGATACAGGGACAAATATGAACTTAACTATCACTTCTGGTGTAAAAGAAGTAAAAGGAAATAGTACAGATCATGTAGGAAAAGTTGCTGGAGCTTTTGCGAAAGGGCTACTCATGGGTGCACGTGGAAATTCTGGGGTTATTCTTTCTCAGCTATTCCGTGGCTTCTCTAAATCTGTAGAGGGTAAAGAAGAAATAACAGCTAAAGATTTAAGTAAGGCTTTAGAGTATGGTGTAGACATGGCGTATAAAGCTGTCATGAAGCCTGTAGAAGGAACGATTCTTACGGTAGCAAAGGATGCCGCTAAACAGGCAGTTGAATTTGCAAAAAAGAGTGATGATGCAATAGCATTAATGGAAACTGTTGTGAAAGAATCGAAAGCATCTCTAAAAAGAACACCAGACCTTTTACCGGTTCTAAAAGAAGTAGGTGTAGTCGATTCCGGCGGGCAAGGACTAGTGACAATATATGAAGGATTTCTTGCAGTTCTAAAAGGGGAGAAGGTAGTTGATCTCATTCAACAAGCACCGAGCATGTCAGAGCTTGTTCAAGTTGAGCATCACCAATCTGCTCAGAGTCATTTATCAACAGAAGATATTGAATTTGGTTATTGCACAGAAGTAATGGTCAAGTTTGAACAGGATAAGGTTGAAGAGAACCCATTTACAGAGCAAGGGTTCCGTGAAGAGTTGAGCCAGTATGGTGATTCATTACTCGTCGTCTCTGATGAAGATTTACTAAAGATACATATCCATGCTGAATATCCAGGTAATGTCATATCGGCGGCACAAAAGTTTGGTGCGCTTGTCAATGTAAAAATTGAAAATATGCGAGAACAGCACACTTCCATTTTAGCAAATGAACCAATCGGAAACGCACCTGTTTCTAAGGAAAAAGATAAGCGAACAGAATATGCTATTGTAACAGTTGCAATGGGACAAGGTATTGCTGATTTATTTAAAGGACTTGGTGCAAAAAAAGTAATCGAAGGTGGACAAACGATGAACCCATCTACCGAGGACTTTGTTAAAGCTATTGAGGAAGCAAATGCAGATAAAATTATATTGCTACCTAATAACAGTAATATTATTATGGCTGCAGAGCAGGCAGCATCAGTTTCTGACCTAGATGTTGTTGTTGTTCCTTCTAAATCCGTTCCTCAAGGACTTGGAGCATTATTGGCATTTAACCCTGTAGATACTTTAGATTCTAATAAATCAGTAATGCAAGACGCTTTAAGTGGTATTAAAACAGGGGAAGTTACTTATGCGGTACGAGACACTAGTTTGAATGGTGTTCAAATAAAAAAAGGTGATTTCATGGGTATATATGAGAAAGACATTGTGTCTACCTTACCTGATGTACATGAAGTAGCCAAAGAACTGTTAAACAAAATGGTTGATGAAAATAGTGAGATAGTCACAATCATTTATGGAGAAGACCGTTCCGAAGAAGACACAGAAAAAATTGTAGCTTACTTAGAGCAGGCATTTGAGGATGTTGAAGTCGAGGTGCATAAAGGTAATCAACCACTATATTCCTACATCATTTCAGTGGAGTAA
- the rpe gene encoding ribulose-phosphate 3-epimerase, with protein sequence MIKVAPSILSANFSKLGEEIIDVEKGGADYIHIDVMDGHFVPNITMGSLVVNAIRPLTKLTLDVHLMIENPDLFIEDFAKAGADIISVHVEATPHLHRTIQHIKDLGVKPGVVLNPATPISSLYHIIEDVDLILLMTVNPGFGGQSFIPSVIPKIVQVKELVSKVEKDIDIEVDGGVNPDTARQCIEAGANVLVAGSAIYNSKNRRTAIENIRGNMSY encoded by the coding sequence ATGATAAAAGTTGCGCCTTCCATTTTATCTGCTAATTTTTCAAAACTAGGAGAGGAAATCATTGATGTGGAAAAAGGGGGGGCTGATTACATTCATATTGATGTAATGGATGGCCACTTTGTGCCCAACATAACGATGGGGTCGCTAGTGGTAAACGCTATTCGTCCATTAACCAAACTTACTCTTGATGTTCACTTAATGATTGAGAATCCTGATTTATTTATTGAGGATTTTGCAAAAGCAGGAGCAGATATTATTAGTGTTCATGTAGAGGCGACTCCCCACCTGCATAGAACAATTCAACATATTAAAGACTTAGGTGTAAAACCAGGTGTAGTTTTAAATCCTGCTACGCCAATTTCTTCCCTTTATCATATTATAGAGGATGTTGATTTAATATTATTAATGACTGTTAACCCTGGTTTTGGTGGGCAGTCATTCATCCCTTCAGTCATCCCAAAGATTGTACAAGTGAAAGAATTAGTTTCTAAGGTTGAAAAAGATATTGATATAGAAGTAGATGGCGGTGTTAATCCAGATACAGCTCGTCAATGTATAGAAGCTGGTGCAAATGTATTAGTTGCTGGATCTGCAATTTACAATAGTAAAAATCGCAGAACGGCAATCGAGAATATTAGAGGCAATATGTCGTATTAA